The following coding sequences lie in one Rutidosis leptorrhynchoides isolate AG116_Rl617_1_P2 chromosome 4, CSIRO_AGI_Rlap_v1, whole genome shotgun sequence genomic window:
- the LOC139840063 gene encoding uncharacterized protein translates to MPQILPSIRSLIASPLSNISLNPKLISRYTPPISQFSISVNLHRTSQSVSSSSRSRVLSSMSTNGGNAVAQFNLSPTTALKIQKGDITRWFIDSSSDAIVNAANERMLGGGGVDGAIHRAAGPELRTACYNVPEVRPGVRCPTGEARITPGFKLPASHVIHTVGPVYDEDSNAAVSLSNAYSNSLRVAREKNIQYVAFPAISCGVYGYPFDDAATVAISTIKEHCNDIKEVHFVLFLDDIFNVWLKKAEELLP, encoded by the exons ATGCCCCAAATTTTACCATCAATTCGCTCTTTAATCGCATCTCCTCTTTCTAATATTTCTCTAAACCCTAAATTAATCTCCAGATACACACCGCCAATATCTCAATTCAGCATATCTGTTAACCTTCATCGTACATCTCAATCAGTTTCATCCAGCAGTAGATCTAGGGTTTTATCAAGTATGTCTACCAATGGGGGTAACGCTGTAGCTCAATTCAATCTATCTCCAACCACTGCCCTCAAAATTCAAAAAGGGGATATCACTCGTTGGTTCATCGATAGCTCTTCCGATGCcatt GTCAATGCAGCAAACGAGCGGATGCTTGGCGGTGGTGGTGTTGATGGag CTATACACCGAGCTGCGGGGCCAGAATTGCGAACAGCATGTTATAACGTTCCTGAAGTTCGTCCAGGAGTTCGTTGTCCAACTGGAGAAGCTAGAATTACTCC AGGATTCAAATTGCCTGCATCTCATGTGATTCACACTGTCGGACCTGTTTATGATGAAGATAGCAACGCTGCAGTCTCATTGAGCAATGCTTACAG TAATAGTCTGCGTGTTGCAAGAGAGAAGAATATTCAGTATGTCGCATTTCCTGCCATATCTTGTGGCGTGTATGG ATATCCTTTTGATGACGCTGCTACTGTGGCCATATCTACAATAAAAGAGCATTGCAATGACATTAAAGAG GTTCACTTTGTGCTTTTTTTGGATGATATATTTAACGTTTGGTTGAAAAAGGCTGAAGAGTTACTCCCATAG